The following coding sequences are from one Streptomyces sp. V3I7 window:
- a CDS encoding glutathione peroxidase, with amino-acid sequence MTTSDNTGSVLDVEIGALQGGSADLSQYAGQVVLIVNVASKCGLTPQYAGLERLHERYAAQGFTVLGVPCNQFLGQEPGSAEEIAEFCSATYGVTFPLTEKVEVNGESRHPLYERLAGYADAEGHTGDIRWNFEKFLIGRDGTVAARFSPQTEPEATEVVAAVEAQLA; translated from the coding sequence ATGACGACTTCTGACAACACCGGCTCCGTGCTCGACGTCGAGATCGGTGCCCTTCAGGGCGGTTCCGCCGACCTCTCGCAGTACGCGGGCCAGGTGGTCCTCATCGTGAACGTGGCCTCCAAGTGCGGCCTCACCCCGCAGTACGCCGGCCTGGAGCGGCTCCACGAGCGGTACGCCGCCCAGGGGTTCACCGTCCTCGGGGTGCCCTGCAACCAGTTCCTCGGGCAGGAGCCCGGCAGCGCCGAGGAGATCGCCGAGTTCTGCTCGGCGACGTACGGCGTGACCTTCCCGCTGACCGAGAAGGTCGAGGTGAACGGGGAGAGCCGCCACCCGCTGTACGAGCGCCTGGCCGGCTACGCCGACGCCGAGGGCCACACCGGTGACATCCGCTGGAACTTCGAGAAGTTCCTGATCGGCCGTGACGGCACCGTCGCCGCCCGCTTCTCCCCGCAGACCGAGCCGGAGGCGACGGAGGTCGTCGCCGCGGTGGAGGCACAACTGGCCTGA
- a CDS encoding DUF397 domain-containing protein — protein MALLQGATETWTKSSYSAGNGACVEVRSSETAELAVRDSKVPEGPALAFPADAWNTFVASVKA, from the coding sequence ATGGCACTGCTTCAGGGCGCCACGGAGACGTGGACGAAGTCCTCCTATTCCGCCGGGAACGGGGCGTGCGTCGAGGTCCGGTCGTCCGAGACCGCGGAACTCGCCGTACGCGACTCCAAGGTCCCCGAGGGTCCGGCGCTGGCCTTCCCCGCCGACGCGTGGAACACCTTCGTGGCCTCGGTCAAGGCCTGA
- a CDS encoding helix-turn-helix transcriptional regulator, with protein sequence MASNVNPTVRRRRLGQELRRLRELKGMTAEEVAERLLVSQSKISRLENGRRSISQRDVRDLCGVYEVEDQRVVDSLMEMARDSRQQGWWHAFGDIPYSVYIGLETDAESLRVYEPQLVTGLLQTRAYAEALVRGALPETSTADIDKRVQVRMRRQERITAETNPLRLWVVLDEAALRRVVGSKLVMREQLEHLIEMSQLPHVTVQVLPFEVGAHPGLNGQYAILEFVDAADSSVVYLEGVTSDLYLEKAHDVQKYAVMYEHLRAQSLNVDQSRQYISDVAKEYARS encoded by the coding sequence GTGGCGTCCAATGTCAATCCCACCGTCAGGCGGCGCCGGCTCGGTCAGGAGCTGCGCAGGCTCCGCGAGCTCAAGGGCATGACGGCGGAGGAGGTGGCGGAGCGACTGCTGGTGTCGCAGTCGAAGATCAGCCGCCTGGAGAACGGCCGGCGCAGCATCAGTCAGCGCGACGTCCGCGACCTGTGCGGGGTGTACGAGGTCGAGGACCAGCGGGTCGTCGACTCCCTGATGGAGATGGCGCGCGACTCGCGGCAGCAGGGCTGGTGGCACGCGTTCGGCGACATCCCGTACAGCGTCTACATCGGCCTGGAGACGGACGCCGAGTCGCTGCGTGTGTACGAACCCCAGCTCGTCACCGGCCTGTTGCAGACCCGGGCGTACGCCGAGGCCCTGGTCCGCGGGGCGTTGCCGGAGACCTCGACCGCCGACATCGACAAGCGGGTCCAGGTGCGGATGCGGCGACAGGAACGTATCACCGCCGAGACCAACCCCCTGCGGCTGTGGGTCGTCCTGGACGAGGCCGCGCTGCGCCGGGTGGTGGGCAGCAAGCTGGTGATGCGGGAGCAGCTGGAGCACCTCATCGAGATGTCGCAGCTGCCCCATGTCACCGTCCAGGTCCTGCCGTTCGAGGTCGGCGCGCATCCGGGGCTCAACGGTCAGTACGCGATCCTGGAGTTCGTGGACGCGGCCGACTCCAGCGTGGTCTACCTGGAGGGCGTCACCAGCGACCTCTACCTGGAGAAGGCGCACGACGTGCAGAAGTACGCGGTGATGTACGAGCACCTGCGCGCCCAGTCCCTGAACGTGGACCAGTCCCGCCAGTACATCTCGGACGTGGCGAAGGAGTACGCCCGTTCCTGA
- a CDS encoding GPP34 family phosphoprotein: MGRSRRTIPEELLLLALDPATGTTAQPQSLDLGLAGAQLVELALAGRIAPDGDRIAVVAPRPTGDPTLDSALELLRRRGAPVRAVHWIGGPRLGLRQTYLSHLERCGMVHAVPGQMCGVLPTTRYQATETAISREIKARLDSAIRTGVPPDPRTAALAALAHAVGLGKHLYPGNEGRSSRSRLRDLIRHDPMGGLVAHAVMDVQNGAAAQPRRGPATSGRQQGPGGPRPAAEPARGVPMQPHRGAVAARAVAH, from the coding sequence ATGGGCAGGAGCCGCAGAACAATTCCGGAGGAGCTTCTGCTGCTGGCACTGGACCCGGCCACGGGTACCACTGCGCAGCCGCAGTCGCTCGACCTTGGTCTGGCCGGAGCACAGCTAGTGGAGCTGGCGCTGGCCGGACGGATAGCCCCAGACGGGGATCGTATCGCCGTGGTGGCACCACGGCCGACTGGAGATCCAACTTTGGACTCCGCCCTGGAGTTGCTGCGCAGGCGCGGCGCTCCGGTGCGGGCCGTCCACTGGATTGGCGGGCCCCGTCTCGGGCTCCGTCAGACCTACCTCTCACATCTGGAGCGGTGCGGCATGGTGCACGCCGTACCGGGTCAGATGTGCGGAGTGCTGCCGACGACGCGCTACCAGGCCACGGAGACCGCCATCAGCCGGGAGATCAAGGCCCGGCTGGACTCGGCGATCCGCACCGGCGTCCCGCCGGACCCGCGGACCGCGGCGCTCGCCGCCCTGGCTCACGCGGTCGGTCTCGGCAAGCACCTGTATCCGGGTAACGAGGGACGCTCGTCCCGCTCCCGGCTGCGGGATCTGATCAGGCACGACCCCATGGGCGGCCTCGTGGCGCACGCCGTGATGGACGTCCAGAACGGCGCGGCGGCCCAGCCGCGTCGTGGCCCGGCCACGTCCGGCCGGCAGCAGGGGCCCGGAGGACCCCGGCCCGCGGCGGAACCCGCCCGCGGTGTTCCGATGCAGCCACATCGCGGCGCCGTCGCGGCGCGCGCCGTGGCCCACTGA
- a CDS encoding D-alanyl-D-alanine carboxypeptidase yields MEEASVAGESPDRSKQRESSAEPESGSAGTVTETRESGAREDVDSATRVLSVRELKADAEDSAEAEQAEESEEEPAEAEQAEESEGSEKEPVQAEGGDEGDSEDESVNSVAEKDDNAAEAESDGDDDNEAEAEAEAEAEAEAEVEPATDAGEPVADGDDKADDKPEAGADDDSDSDSDDSGSDAEPVDHPTTVFKAVRPPKKPQVDQPTTMLKLGGAAKPEKTAEAPEAPEAPKTPEAPKATPKTPEAPKQSPELPPERTSKFVALKPLDAPSGTPSGPPSPRKPGAPGNSATATTAIPQIGPERTTQQPLPPKPPLDLLAELTNTPPPPQTPVRTAIRRVKIWTPLVILLAIVFAVVQAVRPLPTPTLTLTAAESYRFEGDQTAVPWPSGGQGALDVEGIGSFGSSGTRKPVPIASVAKVMTTYLILRDHPLKGDGAKIHVDRKAQDQATADGESTVEVRAGDTITQREALEGVLLASANNIARLLARWDAGSEEAFVKKMNAAAKDLGMTGTTYTDPSGLRKTTVSTAVDQVKLAKAAMRDGSFREIARMMEYTDYKGAKHSNWNRLVGYNHVIGIKTGTTTAAGGNLVFAATKEVDGAERMIVGSVLGQGPGGADNTILSGALDAGDKLIRAAQGALKPATILKKGDVVGYVDDGLGGRTPVVITQDVTAVGWAGLKVKLSFVSGTVPHTAKAGTEVGSLSVGDGSKGAVKVPVALQKDLVEPAYQDKLTRIL; encoded by the coding sequence ATGGAGGAGGCATCGGTGGCGGGCGAGTCCCCCGACAGGTCGAAGCAGCGCGAGTCGTCGGCAGAACCGGAGTCGGGGAGTGCGGGTACGGTGACCGAGACGCGGGAGTCCGGGGCGCGCGAGGACGTCGATTCGGCGACGAGGGTTCTTTCGGTACGGGAGCTGAAGGCCGACGCCGAGGACTCGGCGGAGGCCGAGCAGGCTGAGGAGTCCGAGGAGGAGCCCGCGGAGGCCGAGCAGGCTGAGGAGTCCGAGGGGTCCGAGAAGGAGCCGGTTCAGGCCGAGGGCGGCGACGAGGGGGACTCGGAGGACGAGTCCGTCAACTCCGTTGCCGAGAAGGACGACAACGCCGCCGAGGCGGAGTCCGACGGCGACGATGACAACGAGGCCGAGGCTGAAGCTGAAGCTGAAGCTGAAGCTGAAGCTGAGGTCGAGCCTGCGACCGACGCCGGCGAGCCCGTCGCCGACGGCGACGACAAGGCCGACGACAAGCCCGAAGCCGGCGCTGACGACGACAGCGACAGCGACAGCGATGACTCCGGCTCGGACGCCGAGCCCGTCGATCACCCCACCACCGTCTTCAAGGCCGTACGCCCACCCAAGAAGCCGCAGGTCGACCAGCCGACCACCATGCTCAAGCTCGGCGGCGCGGCCAAGCCGGAGAAGACCGCCGAAGCACCAGAAGCACCGGAAGCACCCAAGACACCCGAAGCACCCAAGGCGACGCCCAAGACCCCAGAGGCACCGAAGCAGTCCCCAGAGTTGCCCCCCGAGCGCACCAGCAAGTTCGTCGCGCTCAAGCCCCTTGACGCGCCGTCCGGTACGCCGTCCGGTCCGCCGTCGCCCCGCAAGCCGGGCGCGCCCGGCAACAGCGCCACCGCCACCACCGCCATCCCCCAGATCGGCCCCGAGCGCACGACGCAGCAGCCGCTGCCGCCCAAGCCGCCGCTGGACCTGCTGGCGGAGCTGACGAACACGCCGCCGCCCCCGCAGACTCCGGTGCGCACGGCGATCCGCCGGGTCAAGATCTGGACCCCGCTGGTGATCCTGCTGGCGATCGTGTTCGCCGTCGTGCAGGCGGTCCGCCCGCTGCCCACGCCGACGCTCACCCTGACCGCCGCCGAGTCCTACCGGTTCGAGGGCGACCAGACCGCCGTCCCGTGGCCGTCGGGCGGCCAGGGCGCGCTCGACGTGGAGGGCATCGGTTCGTTCGGCTCGTCCGGGACGCGGAAGCCCGTGCCGATCGCCAGTGTCGCCAAGGTCATGACGACGTATCTGATCCTGCGCGACCACCCGCTCAAGGGCGACGGCGCGAAGATCCACGTCGACCGGAAGGCGCAGGACCAGGCGACCGCGGACGGCGAGTCGACGGTGGAGGTCCGCGCGGGCGACACCATCACCCAGCGGGAGGCCCTGGAGGGCGTCCTGCTCGCGTCCGCGAACAACATCGCCCGGCTGCTCGCGCGCTGGGACGCCGGGTCCGAGGAGGCGTTCGTGAAGAAGATGAACGCCGCCGCCAAGGACCTCGGGATGACCGGCACGACGTACACCGACCCGTCGGGGCTGCGGAAGACGACGGTCAGCACGGCCGTGGACCAGGTGAAGCTGGCGAAGGCCGCGATGCGCGACGGCTCCTTCCGGGAGATCGCGCGGATGATGGAGTACACCGACTACAAGGGCGCCAAGCACAGCAACTGGAACCGTCTGGTCGGCTACAACCACGTCATCGGCATCAAGACAGGCACCACCACCGCGGCCGGCGGCAACCTCGTGTTCGCGGCGACCAAGGAGGTCGACGGCGCGGAGCGGATGATCGTCGGCAGCGTGCTCGGCCAGGGCCCCGGCGGCGCGGACAACACGATCCTCAGCGGTGCCCTCGACGCGGGCGACAAGCTGATCCGGGCCGCGCAGGGCGCGCTGAAGCCGGCGACGATCCTGAAGAAGGGCGACGTCGTCGGGTACGTCGACGACGGGCTCGGCGGCCGTACCCCGGTCGTGATCACCCAGGACGTCACCGCCGTGGGCTGGGCCGGGCTGAAGGTCAAATTGTCCTTCGTCTCCGGCACCGTGCCCCACACCGCGAAGGCCGGCACCGAGGTGGGCTCGCTCTCCGTGGGTGACGGTTCGAAGGGCGCGGTGAAGGTGCCGGTCGCCCTGCAGAAGGACCTCGTGGAACCGGCCTACCAGGACAAGCTGACCCGCATCCTCTGA
- a CDS encoding MFS transporter, translating to MATTEPTHDADPSPAAGAGPRIRRSAADTDGDEARPRGGPHPAPGPPGRLYDRIYGRMYGPALVRFGPTLPRRLRLRLRLRLRLRLRDRLPRHPVLTMTVLAALLHVVWFFTFASGGGDLAAQDAWAEFVGRHPDSAYNLAWYGGMHPVSYSMVSPYLMSVLGVRTTMMIAGTVSAGLLTLILVRSRSVRNPLWAGLGGVLALLCNAASGRVTFGLGTMFALGAVAAVFCWPYRWRFKRWAKALAAAPLAALATMASPVAGLFVGLVAAALFLQKRRPGAWALGLAPTVVVALSAWLFPFSGTQPMTIGSVFLPLLYGLFCAFLVPRKWRTVRLTAGIYSLAVVLVWLVSSQIGSNISRLAMLFAGVTLVAALPFAAPRSRRWYAIVLAFAGFVGWIGFKSVDDVVHTTPAASWARELAPLVHQLQKAGAERGRVEVVPARSHREASALAPYVNLARGWNRQADMERNPLFYDDTLNSANYHEWLRRWAVHFVVLPREEPDGNGGERERTLVQRGMPYLHQVWGDDNWRLFRVTDPVPLAEPHAVVERAEQGELTVDVERPGRVLVRIPYSPWLSIVDAHGTGVEPPQETEASKRRPAGSARTFRNTGGCLTETAQDAQGDTWTVLVAPKAGTYRLAAPYQLPRGTPCPEELLR from the coding sequence GTGGCCACAACGGAGCCGACACACGACGCCGATCCGAGCCCGGCAGCGGGAGCCGGCCCGCGAATACGCCGGTCCGCGGCGGACACGGACGGCGACGAGGCCCGCCCGCGCGGCGGCCCGCACCCCGCCCCCGGCCCGCCTGGACGCCTGTACGACCGGATCTACGGCCGCATGTACGGCCCCGCCCTCGTCCGCTTCGGCCCCACCCTGCCCCGGCGCCTGCGCCTGCGCCTGCGCCTGCGCCTGCGCCTGCGCCTGCGCGACCGTCTGCCGAGGCACCCGGTCCTGACCATGACCGTGCTGGCGGCCCTGCTCCACGTCGTCTGGTTCTTCACCTTCGCGAGCGGCGGCGGCGACCTCGCCGCGCAGGACGCCTGGGCCGAGTTCGTCGGCCGGCACCCGGACTCGGCGTACAACCTCGCCTGGTACGGCGGCATGCACCCGGTGTCGTACAGCATGGTGTCGCCGTACCTGATGTCGGTCCTCGGCGTCCGTACGACGATGATGATCGCGGGGACGGTGTCGGCCGGGCTGCTGACGCTGATACTCGTCCGCAGCAGGTCGGTGCGGAACCCGCTGTGGGCGGGGCTGGGAGGAGTCCTCGCGCTGCTGTGCAACGCCGCGTCGGGCCGGGTCACCTTCGGGCTCGGCACGATGTTCGCGCTGGGCGCGGTCGCGGCCGTCTTCTGCTGGCCGTACCGCTGGCGCTTCAAGCGGTGGGCGAAGGCGCTGGCCGCCGCGCCGCTCGCCGCGCTCGCCACGATGGCGTCGCCGGTCGCGGGCCTGTTCGTGGGCCTGGTCGCGGCGGCGTTGTTCCTGCAGAAGCGGCGGCCGGGCGCCTGGGCGCTGGGTCTGGCACCGACGGTGGTGGTCGCCCTCTCTGCGTGGCTGTTCCCCTTCTCCGGCACGCAGCCGATGACGATCGGTTCGGTGTTCCTGCCGCTGCTGTACGGCCTGTTCTGCGCCTTCCTGGTCCCCAGGAAGTGGCGGACGGTCCGGCTGACGGCCGGCATCTACAGCCTCGCCGTCGTGCTGGTGTGGCTGGTCAGCTCGCAGATCGGCTCCAACATCTCGCGGCTGGCGATGCTGTTCGCGGGCGTCACGCTCGTCGCCGCGCTGCCGTTCGCCGCGCCGCGCTCGCGCCGCTGGTACGCGATCGTGCTGGCCTTCGCCGGTTTCGTCGGCTGGATCGGCTTCAAGTCGGTCGACGACGTGGTCCACACGACGCCCGCCGCGTCCTGGGCCCGGGAACTCGCCCCGCTCGTCCACCAGCTCCAGAAGGCGGGCGCCGAGCGGGGCCGCGTCGAGGTGGTCCCGGCCCGCTCCCACCGCGAGGCCTCCGCGCTCGCGCCGTACGTCAACCTGGCCCGCGGCTGGAACCGCCAGGCCGACATGGAGCGCAACCCGCTCTTCTACGACGACACCCTCAACTCGGCGAACTACCACGAGTGGCTGCGGCGCTGGGCGGTGCACTTCGTCGTGCTCCCCCGGGAGGAACCGGACGGCAACGGCGGCGAGCGGGAGCGGACGCTGGTGCAGCGCGGCATGCCGTATCTGCACCAGGTCTGGGGCGACGACAACTGGCGGCTGTTCCGGGTGACCGACCCGGTGCCGCTCGCCGAGCCGCACGCGGTGGTGGAGCGGGCGGAGCAGGGCGAGCTGACGGTCGACGTGGAGCGGCCGGGCCGCGTCCTCGTCCGCATCCCGTACTCGCCGTGGCTGAGCATCGTCGACGCCCACGGCACCGGCGTCGAGCCGCCGCAGGAGACGGAGGCGTCCAAGCGGCGGCCCGCGGGATCGGCGAGGACGTTCCGCAACACCGGCGGCTGTCTGACGGAGACCGCACAGGACGCCCAGGGCGACACCTGGACGGTGCTGGTCGCGCCGAAGGCGGGGACGTACCGGCTGGCGGCGCCCTATCAGCTGCCCCGGGGCACGCCGTGTCCGGAGGAGCTGCTGCGGTAG
- a CDS encoding ADP-ribosylglycohydrolase family protein, translated as MGATSGAVWGRTEQQDFRGRVRGTLLGVALGDALGTPADGLTVEEIRTAHGAEGLVDLAPGYGRRGAVSHHTQLTLFTVDGLIRAQVRRDTGAWHPPTDLNRAYLRWAATQRDWGPDERRKEDGWLAREEWLYARRDPPRSLLAGFADAKTGTLESPRNPGELGPEAVARSAPFGLLVGWEPRLVAQLALECAAQTHGHPAAYLAAGAYAVIVHALARGESLDGAVQRSLGLLAARPGHQPVSDGLQHALGAVRQGMPTPARVEELAGDGSADGLLAAAVYCALVGEDVRHGLCLAVNQGGPSGAAGALTGGLLGALHGETALPPAWLAELEGRPTILELADDFAMEMTQGPALHGPAGASPGWLARYPRA; from the coding sequence GTGGGTGCGACATCCGGTGCTGTCTGGGGCCGCACCGAACAACAGGACTTCCGCGGCCGCGTGCGCGGCACGCTGCTCGGGGTGGCCCTCGGGGACGCTCTCGGCACCCCCGCCGACGGGCTCACGGTGGAGGAGATCCGCACGGCCCACGGCGCGGAGGGCCTCGTCGACCTGGCCCCCGGGTACGGCCGGCGCGGCGCCGTCAGCCACCACACCCAGCTCACCCTCTTCACGGTGGACGGGCTGATACGCGCCCAGGTCCGCCGCGACACCGGCGCCTGGCATCCGCCCACCGACCTGAACCGGGCGTATCTGCGCTGGGCGGCCACCCAGCGCGACTGGGGTCCGGACGAGCGCCGCAAGGAGGACGGCTGGCTCGCCCGTGAGGAGTGGCTGTACGCCCGCCGCGACCCGCCCCGCTCGCTGCTGGCCGGCTTCGCCGACGCGAAGACGGGCACCCTGGAGTCGCCGAGGAACCCCGGCGAGCTGGGCCCGGAGGCCGTCGCCCGCTCCGCTCCCTTCGGACTGCTGGTCGGCTGGGAGCCGCGGCTCGTCGCCCAGCTGGCTCTCGAGTGCGCGGCCCAGACCCACGGCCACCCCGCCGCGTACCTGGCGGCGGGCGCGTACGCCGTGATCGTGCACGCGCTGGCCCGCGGGGAGAGCCTGGACGGCGCCGTGCAGCGCTCGCTCGGCCTGCTCGCCGCCCGCCCCGGCCACCAGCCCGTCTCGGACGGACTCCAGCACGCCCTGGGCGCCGTACGGCAGGGCATGCCCACCCCCGCCCGGGTCGAGGAGCTCGCCGGCGACGGCTCGGCGGACGGTCTCCTGGCGGCCGCCGTCTACTGCGCCCTGGTGGGCGAGGACGTACGGCACGGGCTGTGCCTCGCGGTGAACCAGGGCGGACCCTCCGGCGCGGCGGGCGCGCTCACCGGCGGACTGCTCGGTGCCCTGCACGGCGAGACGGCGCTGCCCCCGGCCTGGCTGGCCGAGCTGGAGGGCCGCCCCACGATCCTGGAACTCGCCGACGACTTCGCGATGGAGATGACCCAGGGCCCCGCGCTGCACGGTCCCGCCGGGGCATCGCCGGGCTGGCTGGCCCGCTACCCACGGGCCTGA
- a CDS encoding zinc ribbon domain-containing protein produces MVEATGEGVGQRDLLERVGFLAELSQELTRGLVAARWDEESLDVLAAGVDEHGEVLPSKGWMALRRLNWPQALAPPAGVYLSDRVHRGVQEYAARILRLALHRRAIVAAVLNSWPADPRRRSEAEWAALRALLPAQASNAEIRNRTRQIRAYLAEHGQLPDGLCALEGPPQVARQVLLAAMDRQQVTLERVDTVTARLRLKLPLCAAPASGRDWAWHVIDFRLPGTIAPDAVLHAPTLRPTTGGRIAVDLPHSMPVAATAARGHQVALGFDWGVNTLLTGVVGRLSGPAAAHPVLTDGRPLIFDATVISADLHRLRTQREHLAAKRERHQALADGLGSPFPAWGEHLHRAQALEVEHMRVCARIRQLNAALAWAAARWAVDQAVALGASVIYLEDLATLEARGRRRNNARLSGQVRGTVVTAMRHLAAKAGIAVVTVPARGTSKLCPSCLHALTHHPAPDRLTERGWKWAHCTRCGLSLDRDHAAARRIVARGLLAQTHTTADRATGTRSIRTTVEGTVAVARRPKKTNRRLRRQRQAASAAPRRSGPKTTLGKGHPTSRRPSATRHHNDRRATTDPAPASPTSRRMPDVRTVPATTPTPGAVQRPAGHDTTTPAAAQPVPGHGVPASFLVQGHRPGPGRTRLSRRTCRQRTRAAQRTGFHHLHATEVHPLTPRFGPTGSDRTRPRRARKAWKPQAHTEF; encoded by the coding sequence GTGGTGGAGGCGACGGGTGAGGGGGTCGGGCAGCGGGATCTGCTGGAAAGAGTGGGGTTCCTGGCCGAGTTGAGTCAGGAGTTGACCCGTGGACTGGTGGCCGCCCGGTGGGACGAGGAGTCCTTGGACGTACTGGCCGCCGGGGTCGACGAACACGGTGAGGTGTTGCCGTCCAAGGGCTGGATGGCACTGCGCCGCCTGAACTGGCCGCAGGCTCTGGCACCGCCGGCCGGGGTATATCTCTCGGACCGGGTGCACCGGGGCGTCCAGGAGTACGCGGCCCGGATCTTGCGGCTGGCGCTGCACCGGCGGGCCATCGTGGCCGCCGTGCTTAACTCCTGGCCCGCGGATCCGCGGCGGCGCAGTGAGGCGGAGTGGGCGGCGTTGCGCGCGCTGCTGCCCGCACAGGCGAGCAACGCGGAGATCCGTAACCGCACCCGGCAGATCCGCGCCTACCTGGCCGAGCACGGGCAGCTGCCCGATGGGCTGTGCGCGTTGGAAGGTCCGCCACAGGTGGCCCGGCAGGTGCTGCTGGCGGCGATGGACCGCCAGCAGGTCACCCTGGAGCGGGTGGATACGGTCACCGCCCGACTGCGCCTGAAGCTGCCTCTGTGCGCCGCGCCTGCGTCGGGCCGCGACTGGGCCTGGCATGTGATCGATTTCCGGCTGCCCGGCACCATCGCACCCGATGCGGTGCTGCACGCCCCAACCCTGCGCCCCACCACCGGCGGACGGATCGCCGTCGATCTGCCGCACTCGATGCCCGTGGCGGCCACCGCCGCGCGCGGGCACCAGGTCGCGTTGGGCTTCGACTGGGGCGTCAACACCCTGCTCACCGGGGTGGTGGGCCGCCTGAGCGGACCCGCCGCCGCGCACCCGGTGCTCACCGACGGACGGCCCTTGATCTTCGACGCGACGGTGATCAGCGCCGACCTGCATCGGCTGCGCACACAGCGCGAACACCTCGCCGCCAAACGCGAACGTCACCAGGCCCTGGCCGACGGGCTCGGCTCGCCCTTCCCGGCCTGGGGCGAACACCTGCACCGGGCCCAGGCCCTTGAAGTCGAGCACATGCGGGTGTGTGCCCGCATCCGGCAGCTGAATGCCGCGCTGGCCTGGGCGGCCGCCCGCTGGGCTGTCGATCAGGCGGTGGCGCTCGGCGCGAGTGTCATCTACCTCGAAGACCTCGCCACCCTCGAAGCGCGCGGCCGGCGCCGAAACAACGCCCGGCTCTCGGGGCAGGTGCGCGGCACGGTGGTCACCGCGATGCGCCACCTGGCCGCGAAGGCAGGGATCGCGGTGGTCACCGTCCCGGCGAGGGGCACCTCCAAACTGTGCCCGTCCTGCCTGCACGCCCTCACCCACCACCCCGCCCCCGACCGCCTCACCGAACGCGGCTGGAAATGGGCCCACTGCACGCGTTGCGGGCTGTCCCTGGACCGGGACCACGCGGCCGCCCGCAGGATCGTGGCGCGCGGACTGCTCGCCCAGACCCACACCACCGCCGACCGCGCCACCGGCACCCGCAGCATCCGCACCACCGTCGAGGGCACCGTCGCGGTCGCCCGCCGCCCCAAGAAGACCAACCGCCGCCTGCGCCGACAACGCCAGGCAGCAAGCGCGGCGCCCCGCCGGAGCGGACCGAAGACCACTTTGGGCAAGGGACACCCCACCTCCCGCAGGCCCAGCGCCACCCGCCACCACAATGACCGGCGCGCCACTACCGACCCGGCCCCGGCCTCACCGACTTCCCGCCGTATGCCCGATGTGCGTACGGTCCCCGCCACCACCCCCACCCCGGGGGCAGTCCAGCGTCCGGCGGGGCATGACACCACGACACCAGCCGCAGCCCAGCCGGTGCCAGGTCATGGAGTACCCGCGTCCTTCCTGGTCCAGGGCCACCGTCCTGGACCAGGAAGGACGCGGCTCTCACGCAGAACCTGTCGGCAACGCACCCGCGCTGCCCAGCGGACCGGCTTCCACCACCTGCACGCCACCGAAGTCCACCCCCTCACCCCGAGGTTCGGACCCACCGGCAGCGACCGCACACGGCCACGCCGCGCCCGAAAAGCCTGGAAACCACAGGCACACACAGAGTTCTAG
- a CDS encoding IS607 family transposase produces the protein MELLRLAVAARRVGVHPGTLRLRANEGRVPVVWVGRERSFWVEALDALTGVGESGARREALYVRVSGTSGQDSSLAAQETELRSSASGVVVAVFKDRASGLRESRPGLDRLLKRAAAGEFTHVRVTHADRLARFGAGWLMQVLAHHGVEVEVVHAKGAAGGMEELLDDFMSLVATFAGRMYGMRSRETRRRRLAEAGNRVEHPAPAPAPAPAPAPAGVVGEGRG, from the coding sequence ATGGAGCTTCTTCGGTTGGCGGTGGCCGCCCGGCGGGTGGGTGTGCACCCGGGCACGTTGCGGCTGCGGGCGAACGAGGGCAGGGTCCCGGTGGTGTGGGTGGGGCGGGAACGCAGTTTCTGGGTCGAGGCGTTGGACGCGCTGACCGGCGTCGGGGAGAGTGGTGCTCGTCGTGAGGCGTTGTACGTGCGCGTTTCGGGCACCAGTGGGCAGGATTCGTCGCTGGCCGCGCAGGAGACGGAGTTGCGGTCCTCCGCTTCGGGTGTCGTGGTGGCGGTGTTCAAGGACCGGGCCTCGGGACTGCGGGAGTCGCGTCCGGGCCTTGACCGACTGCTGAAGCGGGCGGCGGCGGGGGAGTTCACGCATGTGCGGGTCACGCACGCGGATCGCCTTGCCCGGTTCGGTGCCGGCTGGCTGATGCAGGTCCTGGCCCATCACGGGGTCGAGGTGGAAGTGGTGCACGCCAAGGGCGCGGCCGGGGGGATGGAGGAGTTGCTGGACGATTTCATGTCACTGGTGGCCACCTTCGCGGGCCGGATGTACGGAATGCGCTCGCGCGAGACCCGCCGACGGCGTCTCGCCGAAGCCGGAAATCGTGTAGAACATCCTGCTCCTGCTCCTGCTCCTGCTCCTGCTCCTGCTCCTGCTGGGGTGGTGGGTGAGGGCCGTGGCTAG